A window of Candidatus Poribacteria bacterium genomic DNA:
ACAGGTCACCGAGAATCCTATCCTCATGCACGTTCGGAGTGCTGAACCGGACGCGGTCCGTTTGGCAATCGATCAGTGCGCCGAAGTCGGATTTGAAATGGTGATTATGACCTTTGGGAGCGGCTTCAATATCGAGAGCGAAGACCCGGAATACATCGCCACGATGAAGGAATTGACCGATTATGCCCATCGTAAAGGTATTCAAATCGGTGGCTATACGTTGATGTGTGCCTCGCGGGGTGTGGGCGAAGACTTCAACTGTATTGACCCAGACACTGGACAACCTGGAAGTCGGTTTGGACAGAGTGCTTGTCTGGCGAGCCGCTGGGCAGACGGTTATTTCCAGCGGGTGCTGAATTTCATGGATGCAACTGGGATGGATATCATTGAGACTGATGGTCCTTATCATGGTGATGTCTGTGCATCAACGACGCATGAATACCATAACGGGTTGGCGGATTCGCAGTTGCGCCAGTGGGAAGCGTGCGTTCATTTTTACCACGCATGCCGAGCACGCGGTATCTATATCAATTCGCCAGATCAGTATTACCTCAACGGTTCAAACAAATGTGGTATGGGCTATCGCGAAACAAATTTCAGCTTGCCCCGCGAGCGGCAAATTCTAATCGCTCGGCAGAATATCTACGATGGAACTTATGAAAAGACACCGAGTATGGGCTGGATGTTCGTTCCGCTGGTGGAGTATCACGGTGGTGGGCAAGCCGCAACGTTTGAGCCGCTTTGTGACCACCTTGATGACTACGAATCACATTTAGCGCAAAACTTCGGCAGCGGTGTAATTGCGTGCTATCGCGGTCCCCGGCTTTTTGATACGGAACAGACGAAAGCAGTTGTTAAGAAATGGGTTGACTTCTACAAAAGGTATCGCCCAATATTGGATTCTGACTTGATTCACGTGCGCCGTCCAGATGGGCGTTCTATTGATTGTGTGCTCCATGCCAACGCGCAAATCAGTCCGTGTGGACTCGTGATGCTCTATAACCCTACACGGACGAGACAACAGATGACTTTGAGGTTGCCGCTCTATTATACTGGATTGTCTGAAATTGCCAAGATTCGTGCAGGAGAAGGTGAACCTAAAAGGTACAAAATCGACCGGAATTACAATGTTGAGATTCCTATTAAGATGGAAGCCAAGAGCGTTAACTATCTCGTTATTGAACCTGAAGTTTGAACGCTCCCTAATTTTTCGATGTCAGCGGATTTCTGACATGTTGGGTGCCTGAGTTAATGAAACAGATTTCCTCACGTATGTTGAACCGTTCATTCATAAATGGAGGTAAAAATGAGAGTAATCCAATTAGCAAAAGCGATTTTAGTATCCGGAACGCTGATCTGCATCAGTTTCATGATCTCAGATCTAAGTTCTGCCAAGCTCGATCCGGACGCAGCTTTGGGAATATGGTTTTTTGATGAAGGTAAAGGTGGCGTGGCAAAAGATTCTGCCGAAAATGGGAATGACGGAGAGATTGTTGGTGCTAAATGGGACACTGGCCAGTACGGTGAAGCTCTACAGTTTGAGGGTGGAGCACATGTTGCTGTCGGTGATTTTTCTGATTATGAGGATGAAGTGTCAATCGTTGCTTTGATTAAAACGCCTGCAGCCCCAGCATGGTCTGACATCATTGTAGGTCCCTGCAGCGACGTTATCTTGACATTGCAGAACCACAAATTAAATTTCGCTGGACAGTGTGGACAACCAATTCCGCATAACACATGGTCGACAACCTTATTGAACGATGATAAGTGGCATTACATCGCAGGGACTTATGACGGTAAAAAAGTGAATGTCTATGTCGATGGTGAATTAGAAGCATCTAATGCTGCCGCAGGTCCATTTGTAGCGGGACCGAAGTATATTGGCTCCAGAGACGACAAACAGGAGGCTTTCACAGGTCTCATTGATGAGATCGCATTTTTCAATGCCGCGCTCTCAGAGAATGATGTAAAAGCGATTTCCGACAGTGGATTATCTATCGCACTCGGTTTTGCAGCGGTTTCTCCGCAAGCGAAACTTGCCACGACTTGGGCGAAATTGAAAACAGAACCCTAATTCGCTAAAGGTATCAACTGCGCTATTACACCTGAGTTCCGCTTTGCTTTAGTGAATCAACGCCGAATTATCCGAATGAAACCCAACGCTTCATTGCACCCCAGCTGGTGAAAGCGTTGGGTTTCACTGTAACGTTTCACATAGCAACTTGCG
This region includes:
- a CDS encoding alpha-galactosidase, with the translated sequence MQYTSQQNDWLVQPFRQPASVEEKDNRLILDNGLIRRTFVTSPNFATVDYTNQITDSGLLRGIKPEAVLTIDGHQFEVGGLKGQPDYAYLDSDWIVDLTSDENAFQFHEYRVGETEIRYPWVRRRSSTSSVYPPEGVTLTVAFSPPPSVDSLRVYVHYELYQGIPVLSKWITVRNEGQKPILLDALSCEILAINEQEKHRLQVESDYAFSGMETTQWGPDADYKTQVDYHYQMPLLMRSFYPLGPGVSLQPGETFRSFRTFEILHDSDARERKGLARRKMYRTVAPQVTENPILMHVRSAEPDAVRLAIDQCAEVGFEMVIMTFGSGFNIESEDPEYIATMKELTDYAHRKGIQIGGYTLMCASRGVGEDFNCIDPDTGQPGSRFGQSACLASRWADGYFQRVLNFMDATGMDIIETDGPYHGDVCASTTHEYHNGLADSQLRQWEACVHFYHACRARGIYINSPDQYYLNGSNKCGMGYRETNFSLPRERQILIARQNIYDGTYEKTPSMGWMFVPLVEYHGGGQAATFEPLCDHLDDYESHLAQNFGSGVIACYRGPRLFDTEQTKAVVKKWVDFYKRYRPILDSDLIHVRRPDGRSIDCVLHANAQISPCGLVMLYNPTRTRQQMTLRLPLYYTGLSEIAKIRAGEGEPKRYKIDRNYNVEIPIKMEAKSVNYLVIEPEV
- a CDS encoding LamG domain-containing protein → MRVIQLAKAILVSGTLICISFMISDLSSAKLDPDAALGIWFFDEGKGGVAKDSAENGNDGEIVGAKWDTGQYGEALQFEGGAHVAVGDFSDYEDEVSIVALIKTPAAPAWSDIIVGPCSDVILTLQNHKLNFAGQCGQPIPHNTWSTTLLNDDKWHYIAGTYDGKKVNVYVDGELEASNAAAGPFVAGPKYIGSRDDKQEAFTGLIDEIAFFNAALSENDVKAISDSGLSIALGFAAVSPQAKLATTWAKLKTEP